The proteins below come from a single Haliaeetus albicilla chromosome 22, bHalAlb1.1, whole genome shotgun sequence genomic window:
- the LOC138690606 gene encoding E3 ubiquitin-protein ligase RBBP6-like: MGEAYARGRMEKPPFLPEEPSSSSSSSSSSSSTSDAPVPEELSCLICKDIMTDAAVIPCCGNSYCDKCIRTALLESEDHICPTCQETDISPDALIPNKCLRQAVNNFRSGTGYTKRLHQQIRQQQWRQQQPPPPPPPLMTVTPPAVLVSAAEPSTSSSLSISSLLEEKVIRGEAVQLAQRVADQAGNCKYSTEIQRITTCKLLNEAVALNFCNS; this comes from the exons ATGGG ggaagcttaTGCTAGAGGAAGGATGGAGAAGCCTCCCTTTTTACCAGAGGAGCcgtcctcttcttcctcctcctcctcctcctcttcctccacctcagaCGCTCCTGTTCCAGAGGAGTTGTCATGTCTCATCTGTAAGGACATAATGACTGATGCAGCTGTTATTCCCTGCTGTGGCAACAGTTATTGTGACAAAT GTATTAGAACAGCATTACTGGAATCTGAGGACCATATATGCCCAACGTGTCAGGAGACAGATATTTCGCCCGATGCTTTAATTCCCAACAAGTGCCTACGCCAG GCTGTGAACAACTTCAGAAGTGGAACTGGCTACACAAAAAGGCTCCATCAGCAGATTCGGCAGCAGCagtggcggcagcagcagccgccacCGCCTCCACCACCACTCATGACTGTTACACCTCCTGCTGTTCTGGTGAGTGCCGCTGAACCATCTACATCTTCCTCTCTGTCAATCAGCAGTTTGTTGGAAGAGAAG GTCATCCGGGGAGAGGCAGTACAATTGGCTCAGCGGGTGGCAGACCAGGCTGGGAACTGTAAGTATTCTACAGAAATTCAACGTATTACTACTTGTAAGCTGTTAAACGAGGCCGTAGCACTTAACTTCTGCAACAGCTGA
- the LOC138690409 gene encoding poly(A) polymerase type 3-like, whose protein sequence is MKALGVFEEEEELNHRLVVLGRLNHLVKEWISELGESKNLPPSVVANGGGKIFTFGSYRLGVHTKGADIDVACVAPRHVERSDFFQSFFEKLKRQEEIKKLRVSKLSP, encoded by the exons ATGAAAGCATTGGGGGTatttgaagaggaggaagaactgAATCACAG GCTGGTCGTTCTTGGTAGACTGAATCACTTGGTCAAAGAATGGATTTCAGAACTTGGTGAGAGCAAG AATCTTCCCCCTTCAGTAGTAGCAAATGGTGGTGGCAAAATATTTACGTTTGGTTCTTACAGGCTTGGAGTACACACTAAAG GTGCTGACATAGATGTGGCTTGTGTTGCTCCTAGACATGTAGAAAGATCGGATTTCTTTCAGTCgttctttgaaaaactaaaacgtcaggaggaaataaaaaagctaaGAGTAAGCAAGCTCTCTCCTTGA